A stretch of Oceaniferula marina DNA encodes these proteins:
- a CDS encoding LamG-like jellyroll fold domain-containing protein, with the protein MAMTPVQIETRIQELIDGSLNEEHWPELQQALMGSEEARELYCHYARMHGLLRQRSKGIESLASNEPMIPLDAIRLSQQRQSVKFATLVAAAVLVVMLVSMRLIFVPEPEPLVSFRLAPGAEFVLERAKGDTTSIPGVIEKGSRLRLSQGTVELQFASGVRSVVQAPADLTLRDEDELYLHRGSAWFHVPPEAVGFSVVTAELDIVDLGTVFGVLADPGHFDEVHVFKGKVRVSSKGVRQVHEELVGGQARRVDPVGRLSVLDVNEAEFLTELPGAMPYLHWSFDGRGQEQWQVAGSHLDRDQIQLKVVEEDGRQAFAAMPGMFGDSLASLGNGGALESNWYGVSGNKPRTVAYWLKVLPGYSYFNPIVGWGRQDLVPDSSARAYYTLVENTEAGSVHGLSVGGYWILGTTPVDDGQWHHVAFVYTGQYRTDGSPEIKVYLDGEFERMEYHQHSEVQRNDRGRIEVDTADQAQGAYPVSIFGDMYKFTKGNHRTAPNIDELYIVEGAMNHQQIKRLYHQNRIED; encoded by the coding sequence ATGGCCATGACACCGGTACAGATTGAAACACGCATTCAGGAGTTGATCGATGGATCTCTGAATGAGGAACATTGGCCGGAGTTGCAACAGGCGTTGATGGGGTCCGAGGAGGCACGTGAGCTGTATTGTCACTATGCCCGCATGCACGGGCTTTTGAGGCAGCGTTCCAAGGGGATTGAAAGTTTGGCTTCCAACGAACCCATGATTCCTCTCGATGCTATTAGGCTGAGTCAACAGAGACAGTCTGTCAAGTTTGCGACCTTGGTCGCCGCTGCAGTTCTGGTGGTTATGCTGGTTTCGATGCGACTGATTTTTGTGCCCGAACCCGAGCCTCTTGTGTCGTTTCGTTTGGCCCCCGGGGCTGAATTTGTTCTAGAACGAGCGAAAGGGGATACGACGTCAATACCGGGGGTTATCGAAAAGGGTTCCCGCTTGCGCTTGAGCCAGGGCACGGTGGAGTTGCAATTTGCCTCGGGGGTGCGTTCGGTGGTTCAGGCACCGGCGGATTTGACCTTGAGGGATGAAGATGAACTTTACCTGCATCGAGGTTCCGCTTGGTTTCATGTTCCCCCTGAGGCTGTTGGCTTTTCGGTTGTGACCGCAGAGCTGGATATTGTCGATTTGGGGACGGTTTTTGGTGTGTTGGCTGACCCCGGACACTTCGACGAAGTTCATGTGTTTAAGGGCAAGGTTCGTGTCAGCAGCAAAGGTGTCCGGCAGGTTCACGAAGAGTTAGTCGGAGGGCAGGCCCGACGTGTCGATCCAGTGGGTCGATTGAGTGTGCTCGATGTCAATGAAGCTGAATTTTTGACAGAACTGCCAGGGGCGATGCCATACCTGCACTGGTCATTTGATGGTCGGGGGCAGGAGCAATGGCAGGTGGCCGGGAGTCACTTGGATCGTGATCAGATTCAGCTCAAGGTGGTCGAAGAGGACGGTAGGCAGGCCTTCGCCGCCATGCCTGGCATGTTTGGTGACTCGTTAGCGAGCCTGGGCAACGGGGGGGCACTGGAAAGTAATTGGTATGGAGTGTCTGGTAACAAACCTCGCACCGTTGCGTATTGGTTGAAGGTTCTTCCCGGATACTCTTATTTTAACCCGATCGTGGGATGGGGGCGGCAGGATCTTGTTCCGGATAGTTCGGCGCGTGCTTATTATACCTTGGTTGAAAATACGGAGGCTGGCAGTGTGCACGGTTTGTCCGTCGGGGGTTACTGGATTTTGGGGACCACACCCGTTGATGACGGCCAATGGCACCATGTCGCCTTTGTTTACACTGGTCAATATCGCACGGACGGTTCACCCGAGATCAAGGTGTATCTCGATGGTGAGTTCGAACGTATGGAGTATCATCAACATAGTGAGGTGCAGCGAAACGATAGAGGTCGCATCGAGGTTGATACCGCTGATCAAGCCCAAGGGGCGTATCCCGTGTCGATTTTCGGGGATATGTATAAATTTACGAAGGGGAATCATAGGACCGCTCCGAATATCGATGAACTCTATATCGTGGAGGGCGCCATGAATCACCAGCAGATCAAGCGTCTGTATCATCAAAATCGCATCGAGGATTAA
- a CDS encoding PEP-CTERM sorting domain-containing protein, with the protein MKLRKMMLTLSCVGFLPSVLHGASIAVNFSENGSNQTFIGGQIIGPTGIDSSNWNNTASLGDPPVGSFTAGSVIDDSGANVPLAVVSWSAPNMYYTGGAPTGNDAGKLVAGYLDEGSGNPNGFSIVNHEFVQYDLYIIVAGDGGNANGGTGTFLHDGFTINGQDYGSFTALGQNQGAMVEATGPTAGNYVKYSGLTGDLTVAGNSGDGRTPINGFVIVAVPEPSSSALIGLGGLALILRRRK; encoded by the coding sequence ATGAAATTAAGAAAAATGATGCTGACGCTTTCCTGCGTTGGCTTTTTGCCGAGCGTGCTCCATGGGGCAAGTATTGCTGTTAATTTTTCCGAGAATGGTTCAAATCAGACCTTCATTGGTGGGCAGATTATTGGACCTACCGGAATTGATAGTTCTAACTGGAATAATACAGCTTCATTGGGAGATCCTCCAGTGGGGTCTTTTACTGCGGGTTCAGTAATCGATGACTCCGGTGCAAACGTGCCTCTAGCTGTGGTTTCTTGGTCAGCTCCAAACATGTATTACACGGGAGGGGCTCCGACCGGAAATGATGCTGGTAAGTTAGTGGCTGGATATTTGGATGAAGGCAGTGGCAACCCTAATGGCTTTTCCATTGTTAACCACGAATTTGTTCAGTATGACCTGTACATTATCGTTGCTGGTGATGGTGGTAATGCCAATGGAGGTACGGGAACCTTTTTGCATGACGGTTTTACCATTAATGGTCAAGACTATGGCTCTTTCACAGCTCTGGGGCAAAACCAAGGGGCTATGGTTGAAGCTACTGGTCCTACAGCCGGAAACTATGTGAAGTATTCTGGATTAACAGGGGACTTGACCGTGGCCGGGAATTCTGGAGACGGTAGGACGCCTATCAACGGTTTTGTAATCGTGGCTGTCCCTGAACCTTCATCTTCTGCTCTGATTGGTCTCGGTGGCCTTGCTCTGATCTTGCGCCGTCGCAAGTAA